The Oncorhynchus tshawytscha isolate Ot180627B linkage group LG16, Otsh_v2.0, whole genome shotgun sequence nucleotide sequence ggttctcccatctccagaggtactctggagctctgtcagtgtggtgagtgtctttccaaatcatctccaatcaattgaatttaccacaagtgaactccaatcaagttgcagacacatctcaaggatgatcaatgaaacaggatgcacctgagctcaatttcaagactcatagtaaagggtctgaatacttaagtaaattagGTATTTCGGtttatttttatatacatttgcaaacatttctaaaaacctgttatcaCTTTCTCATctaggggtattgtgtgtagattgatttttattggcttaatccattttagaatatggctgtaacataacaaaatgtggaaaaggggaaggggtctgaacactttcctaATGCATGGTATTACTGAATTCCATTGTTGCCTCGAAGGCTTTTCACCTTTAGGTTATTATTCATGTCAGTGGCTACTTcccaaaatggcaacctattccctatatagtgcactatatagggaacagggtgccatttatgACATAGACCGAATCTGTAACCCAGGCTTACTTTAGGGTCAGCTAGAGTAGAGCTGTTGTTTATGGCTGGTTTGAAGACGAAGAGGGATCCCTTATCTTCACCATCCTCAGTCTCATCTTCAAACAGGAGAGACGCTCTCTGTGGCTTCTTTGGACTGCATCAACACAGACATTTACACCCATCAAAACACCACCAAGACCCTAACTAGAGAGTGATTTCACTTTCTTTTTTTAACACTACTCAAACATTTTAGCACAGTTTCTCTTTTGTTGGGGATATAAAGTTTACCTCAACTCCTTGGTAGCAGCAAAGAGATCGTCATCATACTCATCGAACAGGCTGTCGAAAGGATCTGCTTTGACACTGGGTAGACGATAAGGGTTGCTATCACTGGACTTCATCCCTCCAGTCTTTCCTGCACTATGCTTGGAGCTCATCCAATGGTCCTGATACAGACAGAATACAAAGGGTTAAATAGATAGCATGTGTTGAAGTATTAGTGACAACCTTCACTATCAAGCCCGGTTCAAAATCTACCCCTTGCCCCCTACCCTTCTGGTGTTTGCAGATTTGTAGGAATAGGATGGTTGTAAGATATATCTGAAGCTGTGCTGAGCCCATTGGATGGAGTTGCCATCACCATATTGGCTATGGGAAATTCCACGGTTACAGAGTGATGCAGAAACTCAGATCTTACACTTTAAAAtatatgtcaaacaaaaaccaatgattgaAAAGTTACGCAAACCATACAACCCTAATCCCAAGGACAAcaaacaatttccacagaaattGTTACAAAAActacatttacttgaagaacagtgcagatgtaaagtttggtaacagaatgacggtttGTTCCATCTgtactgttcttcaagtaaatgtgtttttgtaaaatgttctgtGGAAACTGTTAAAAGTAGTCTtcgtgcatagagttgtatggtttataaaaataaatatttacactactggtcaaaagttttagaacacctaccacgagtgtgcaaagctgtcaaggcaaagggtggctactttgaagaaacttaAATATgaaatatagtttgatttgttgaacacttttttggttactacacaattccatatgtgttatttcatagtttatgtcttcactattattctacaatgtagaaaatagtaaaaaaataaagaaaaagccttgaatgagtaggtgttgtaaaacctttgaccggtagtgtatatatatttttttacagaaattATCACTCAGAtactgtggaattgcccacaCACCTGTCCAGTTATTTCAGATCTGTTAATACAAAAATGGGTAGTGGCTACAGAAGGAGGCATTCTTTTCTGAAAGGCTGATGTTGAACTGAAGTTTATGCAGCAAGGTTCCGTTCCCTCCCATTACCTCGTCATCACTGAAGACGGCACTAGAAACCGGTTTCTTGACTTGTGGTGTGGCATCTTCAGTTTGGCTTGATTTAGACTTCTTCGCAGACACAAACAGATCCTGCATAATGAAAGAAAGTGGTTAGATATGAAGAGGAAGGTACCAATTCATTATATTTTATGGGCCGATAGTCATAGCTCATTTTCTCACCTCATCCTCCTCGTCAACAAATATGGACAGAAGAGCTTTGCTCTGAAGTGTCGGTTCTGGCTTGGACTGACTCTTAGGGATGGTTGGACATATCTGTAGAAAGACAGGGACAGAAAGTTGAGGTCAAATCTGTGAAACAAAGTGTGCTCCATGATCACCCTGACAATTCTACAGGGTTCACACagtggcaagtcaaattcaaggacttaaGTACTTTTTCAATCACTGATATTTATTTTCAAGGACCATCAATCTGTAACTGTTCATATTATGTCATTGTTTCTAGACGCCACCAGATGGCAGTAAATGGAGGAACCCAATGAAGGGGGGGAAAAAGTAGTTTCATCACTACCTTACAAGTTCTACTCAATAATACATTGTTTCACTACATACATGAGTGGTATGTCAGTACTGATGAGGTTCTAATTTGAGTAGTGATGAGCAGAGTTTTGTGACATGCCTACTGGTGAACACACATTACTACACAACTCCAGCTTAATGACTGTGCTTTTATTCTGCATTTGGGAATCTATTACTTAATAGCTACGAAAAGCGCCTCGTTTCCGACTGGCAGCTTTAGTGTCGCCGGCCGGGAAAAGGGTGGGTTGGCTGTGTGAGGAACACGGCACCTTAACAGCCACCAGAAGGGCAGGAGCACAGCCGTCACGCGATAAAGCGGGCAAAAAAGCTTTGGAGGAAGTTCCAGAGAAAAAGTCACAAATGTAGAACTGGCGCCAGCGCAGGATGCAGCGTTGTCATTCCCCCTTCATGTGGCTCTTCAGGAGCAATTCACCCATGCTCGCAATGTCAAAGTCTGATGCAGTTTTTTGCACCTTACATGGTGTGGGTTGGTTGGTTCCactgatgtagtggtaaaaaggtgggtaaactatactatacaaaaatataaaacgcaacatgtaaagtgttggtctcgtgtttcatgagttgaaataaaaaatcccagaaatgttccatatggacAAAAGGCAGGATCTAATTTTACCGCCAATTTAGGTATCAATGTGACGTTTGAGGAAACAAAACTCAGTAGTCTGCCTGGAAAATAATTCGCAAGACCAATAGAATTTTCATGTTGACATATTTTATCATTATCTGTTCTCCTCTCATCTAATTCAACTACATTCAAGTAATGGACCCTTACTTGAGAATAAGTGTTGAAAAGCACACCTGTGAgttagagagaaaaagagatattGCATATAGAGATGATGGATGGATAAAAGATGATTCCCACCTCCTCTGACTCTTCACTGGGGGAGGGCCGTTGCTTCTTTAGTGTCTCAGTCAGCAGGGTCTTGGTACCAGGACCAAACATGGAGACATCTGCTGGCATCTAAACACAACCAACAACCTCATCACTGAAACCAACAACCATCATCAGTGCAACATGTAATCATGATACCCAATTCCCCTAAATCAATAACCATGATCATGATCACGTATCCAACTTAATATGTAGGTTGTTCACCCATAAAAGTATTAATTAattcaaggtttatacaaatatgTCCATTCAACAGAGAATTGCGTCAGAAAAACAGTAGTCTAACCCCCATGTCGCTACCATAGATGGTTTAAAAGTTAGACAATTTACTCTGAGAATTTAGCATGTTTAGAGTGAATGAAATGTAATCACAGGCATGATCAAAGTGGCCACTGCTCCATAGAACAACATCACTAACAGAACTCCCGAGcggcacagcggtctaaagcactgcttTGCAGTGCTAGTGGCGGCATACAGatccgggtttgatcccgggctgtgtcacagccggctacgaccaggagacccatgaggcgtcCGGCGTCatccgggatgtccttgtcccatcccgCTCTAGTGACtacttgtggcaggccgggcatatgcacgctgacttcggtcgccagttgtacggcgtttcctccgacacattggtgcagctggcttccaggttaagcgagcagtgtgtcaagaagcagtacagcttggcagggtcgtgtttcggaagacgcatggctcttgaccttggCCTCTCACGAGTCCGTACAAGAGTTGCAGCGATaggacaattggataccacgaaattgtggagaaaaagagGTAAAAAGTCAACTAGTGGTTGCAGGTCAAACGAGTGGGAACAAAATAGGCTTTTTCTAAATGAAATATGCAGTATAAAAACAAAATAGGGactaaatatgtatttatttacaaAGCTAACAGACAATTTCAATAATCACCCTCCATGAAGACAATATGTTCATGTTTGTTGTGTATTTCTGAATCTTTCCCTTTAAATCGGCATAGAAATGGCACCTCTCAACGTAGATTGGTATCAAGTTGATTTTGATTGGTCTAACCTGCAAAAACACCTCCAAATGGTACCACCTCCCAATGCCAAATATGGAAGGGATAGACCCAAGAGCAGCACAGTCGAAACTAGCAACGGTCACAACAAAACGAACATTCTTATTTCATCAACACTTTCAAGTATAAGTATACTAAAGTTAAATTGCAGAGAACAATGTAATGATTCATTGTGTGTGATTTATAATGACATGGGACAAAGAAAACCATGTTTTGACAACTTTCATAGCATCCTCTTGAATTGCCCCGTTTTACTCTACATTCTAAGGTAGTGAGCGGAGTCCCTATGATACAGTATAGGTAAAAACAATGCTCTGTGCACGTGTGTATATTCACctgttcttcctcctccaccacctcccttcTGCTCTGTAGAGGGGGCAGAACACCAGAGCTTTCACTGAAGATGTCACCATCCTCATCACCTCCTCCAAACAGATCCACTGTCTTCTTCTGCTTGGGTTCCTCCTGTCCAGCTGAACACAGGTAACAACACATTATAACAACACATTAACAACACATGCTAAAGACAGTTATAGTGTGGCAAGATCTAAGATGTGAAACTTACTGCATGAATAAAAATAAGGTGAACACTTGATTCACACACCTAACTGATGTATTGGCGTGATGTCAAAGTAAGGTTTTCACTGATATTTTACGATCATTGATCTCAAGATGGGACCTCGCCCACCAtgctagcgagagagagaggttacggTTTGATTGACTTACCTGAGCTGGATTTATTAAGGCTTTCGCCAGTGAAGAAGTGATCCTCCTCATCGTCAAACAGCCCCCCTAAAGCGGTCTTTCTAGGGGCTGATGTCTGAGTCTTGATGGGTTTGGCTGGACTGCCGTTCTCTCTACCCTCCACTGAGTCAGAGTCATTAGGTGTGCCAAACAGGCTGTTCTCTATGGGGAAAGAGGACAGGATAGACTTGTCAGATAAAATCTGGAGGATAAAATTGTCAATACCATCACAGAATTGTCAACATAGTACAGTAGACGGTCTGTGGTCATGTATTGTAATAGTATTTAGTATGAATTTAATAAATCCAATTCAGAAAGGCAGGACGATATCTTCAGAGGCATTATGTTTTCAAGCCACAGAAAACTGTCTATCATTTGAGTAACACTGTTATTACGGTTTAATCTTTCAAAGGCCTTGGTTGTCCTTAGGGCATGTTTctatgctcccgagtggcgcagcggtctaagacactgcatctcagtgcaagaggcgtcactgtagtccctggttcgaatcacATCCGggcttgattgggagtcccatagggcggcgtacagcatcgtctgggtttggccggtgcaggccgtcattgtaaataagattttgttcttaactgacttgcctagttaaataaaggttcaataaatacaTACAAATTGTATTACCTGGGAAAATTGGCACAGCCCCTGAAGGAATCTTCTTAGCAGGCTTGACAGGTTCTGGCAGGAACACAAAGGTCAAATGAATAAGGTAACCCACGACAAATAAATTATAAGCAGTGACCACAGCCATTACACAAAATTAACAACATTCTCAATTCACTTACAAGAAAACATCCTGAAAAGGAAAGCAACCATCTAAACTtgcagaaaaagaaaaaaaagttgaTTGCAAAACATCTAGTGTGTCCTAATGAAAACATCCTTGGTGCTTCAACAGATAGTTGTATGGCTATTATTACCTGTGGTCTTCTCCTCCGCTACAGGCTGTTTAGGTGGATCAGAGAACAGATCCCCCTGGACAACAAACATATTATCAGACAAAACTAATTTAATGTACTCTTCGGGAGCTTTTAAAAGGCTGTAGATTGATCTGGTTCTTTTTGAACAGTTCACTTATTGATTTCTATCCATCATATTATGTGAAACAACAATGGGTAAGTAACATGTAAAAAGTAAGACATGGAAGCTACAAAATGGCGTTCATGTGAGCCTACCTCATCAAACAGTCCTCTCCCTCGACTGAAGAggcccccttttcctccaaacggAGAGAAGTCCTCGTCCTCCATCTTGGGTGGCCCGAATAACTCCTCGCTGTCATCTTCATCAGCTACAACACAAACAGGTAACAACAAGTCAAAACAAATACTGGTAAACACTGCAATGTCATGACTGCTTGTCAAATGACATCTAATTCAGTCACTTTGGAGCGAGACCAACTCCACTAATGCTCTTCTGACTGAAGTGTTATGAATTAACAGTTAGCTTAGCAGGTACAATATAATTGGATACATAGTGTGAGAGATTAGGTGCTTGTACACAATGCGCAGTAAAGAAAACTCTTTTAGATGAGTGCACTGCTGTCCTACCCAGTGGCCTCTCAGCCTTGGGCTCTTTCTTTGCTTTACTGTTCTTCTTACAGGATTCAGAGAAGTGACACGGGGAAGGAAACATGAGCATGCAGAAAGAACAATGAtatgtagtgaaacatgtatGTGCTGTTGTAATCTGCCAACATTATTTGCATTATGAAATCACATGTTGTAGTATGGCCTACATCATGTGCAAATGTACTAACTGAAAACACATCTTGGAACGTGTATGGAGCAAATAGTGGCCATAATAATCAAAACAGAGTACAGACACATGAATTTAGGTAGATTGTTATTGAGTGAAGTGTATGATCATTAGTCTGGGTGCCAGACTGTGTTCCGCATAGTCATATCAAGATGTCATCCAATATTTTAAGCCTGAATTGAGAATTacagtggccagaaaaaagtatctgaaccctttggaattacctggatttctgcattctacattggtcatcaaatttgatcaaatcttcatctaagtcacaacaagacaaacatagtgtgcttaaactaataagaaaggagaaaaaaaaggcacagcacaccaacatcaaaacctcacccaactgtaaagtattgtggaaggagcatcatggtttggggctgctttgctgacTCAGGCCTGGACTCCTTGCTATCATTGACgtaaaaatgaattcccaagtttatcaagacattctgcaggagaatgttaggctgtctgccaattgaagctcaacagaagttgggtgatgcaacaggacaacaacccaaaacacaatTAAatcttcaacagaagaaaatacgccttctggagtggcccagtcagactACTGACCTCaccccaattgagatgctgtggcatgacctcaagagcgGTTCACAAACATCCTCAAGAATATTGCTTAACTGAAAgcgttttgtaaagaggaatggtccaaaattcctcctgaccgttgtggaggtctgatccgcaactacagaaaacatttggttgaggttactgctgccaaaggagggtcaaccagttcacataccttttccaccctgcactgtgagtGTTTACACAgcgtgttcaataaagacatgaaaatgtatcaTTGTTTgagtgttattagtttaagcagactgtgtttgtatattgttgtgacctagatgaagatcagatcaaattttatgaccaatttatgcagaaatcaaggtatttccaaagggtttacgtactttttcttgccactgtagataaaaaaatgtaagcaattgtctgaggatggtgctggaccatctgacaTAAAAAGAAAGGACATTTTGATGAAAAGGCTTTAAATAAAAAGGGTAAAAATCCAGGCATGTCACATTGCTGCAAAAGACACAGGGCCATACGATCATATGGCGATAAGTTAGCTAAAGCAGAAACacactggtacccaggctagcaTATGAGCTCATACAGTTAACCTTCATAGAAACCATGATATGTTTAACATAAACCAAAACATGGTAGAGGTGATAATGGACGTGCTGAATAGTTTGTAATTCAGGTCATATCAACCCAACATACATGTGCGATCTCCCTCTGGCTTGCTGATAGGTTCCCCTTTGATTCTGGCGGCCAGCTCATCAGCAAAGGATGATGGTCTTGGGTTCTGAATGTGACACAACGACTTCCGTAAAAGAGAGGTGGAATAGATCATCAATATTCATGTAAGGGGACATGCAATTAACTACAACAAATATTTCACATTTATGTCTACATTCAATAGCGGAGACATGACACAATCATTATGCTCCCTCAAGTCATAAAACAGATGTATTAGCAATGTTGACTTAGCTGGATAAAGGCTAGTTATATTTCATAAATGATCTGTCCATCATATTATTAGTACCAGTCTCCACCAGCAAACCATAATCAGACATACCtttctgtcatcatcatcatcatcttcgtCCGATTCTCCGAATATGTCTGAATCTCCCTCCTCGTCCTCATCATCACTCAACATAGACAACTTCTGAAGGGGAAATCATTCAATGTCATCCATGAGGTTGGAAATAAAATCACAATCCTCACTAAGGTGTAATCATTACCATCATCGCCATAAACAGCAGCATGCTTATGGCCAGTGTCTAGAGTGTAGGTAGGATTCAATCAATCACACTTTTCTGTTGTGTTTCATCATTGATTAAATTGGCAAATACCTCAATCATCCCTTGTCAGAATTGTGCACACAGCGATACAATCCTGTACGTTTGTTATTGTTATCACAGAGATATCAACTAACTCTGGGTTAGATCTTCGACCCTGACAGTCACAGTGAAATTGACCTTCACCTTCTTCTTAATGGTGCCTGGCCCCTCCTCATCCTGGTCGAAGTCATCGTCTGACTGCTGTTCACATAAACACCACAGGGATAATACAGTTATCTAAATCAAATTGTCAGTATTCTCAACTTATTTTGAGGATAATAATAATGCCAACTTCACACTTAAAAAAACATTGACTCTTTCTGGATGAAAAAAGACTTACGTTAGCATCTTTGCCATCTTCGCTCACAATGACGGTGTCGTGATCACTGTCGACTGACATCTCTGTGAAGTAAAGAATGACATCAGTTTCACTTTCTCTGAGAAACACGGCTAATGTTAGACGAGAAACACTATGCTTGGAAGAGTGTTTAACACGAACAATATAAACACATGCCAAGAATACACAGAGGTGATCTACCTTCACTGGAGAGGTCTCCCAGTCCAACATCTTCTTGCCCCATAAAGAGCTGAGAGCCAATCAGATATGGTAAAGGCCTGTCCACATACAGGTCcttcacacagagagaggtgggttagagaaggaaagaaggggaGGAAGCGGTAAGAGAAAACGAAGTGCTTAACCTGTCCTACACCCCaaagacaaatcaaaaacagtggCATGGAAACATTGGCCATCCTCCCTAGACTAGACTGGGCAGATACTAATTCTAACGTGATATCTGGAGGCGTGAATAACTTGAATTCTCTCTCTAATCCTGTATGTTTCCAGATGATTCCAAACTCACCTTGGGCTCCAGTATGGGCTCCACTCTGTCTGTGGCCTCCTCGTCCTCCGAGTCAGAGTTTCCTGCCTTGATGTCTAGCTGCTCAAATGCAGAGTCCAGCACCATCAGACCGTAGTTCACTGCTTCCTGGACCTTAGGAATCAGCTGGGCTTCCTTCTGCTCACGAGTCTTCTAATGCGGGGTAATTGAATTTAACTATCCCCGGGGAGGAACTCACGTTGTCACAGTGCTATACATGTCACAGCACATCAAGGAAGGAGTAGGTAGATAATTTACCTGCTCAGGCAGTCTCTCCAAGGCCTCAGGCTTTGGCAccgcctcctccacctcctcatcatACACTCTCTGATGAGGTCAAACAAACAAATATCAATAACACATCACACAATCAATAAAAGAAGAATGAGTTAGAATCTATCAATGTAACACAGCACCTTGTGATAGTGAACAAAAAGAGGCGGCACCATGAGCAAGCAGATCATTAAACACAAGAGTCATCAGTTCCTCATAGTTCTGTACCGTGTAGCACGATTCATCTTTTCTTCATTTTGTTAAAAGCTTGTGAAGTTTCAAAATATCTGGGAAATGTAAAATACGGCACAACCATCCTCTAAAGAAGAGGGGCACAAAGCTCAACAGAGGAACAAGACATTGGTCGTGTTCTTTTGGGCACACTGTAGTAAAACAAATTTGAAGCAAAAGAAAGTACATCTGGATTACTTAGACAAGTCAAGGACAGGTAGTCCTTCccctgtttcagtccgttttcttccATTAAAATGCTCTAATGAAGACGACCATTGTATTTCCAGTCCACAACGTACGTTTTCAATGAATTGTGTGTTGGAGAGCATGAGGAAGTCGTTGAAGACGGTGTGCATGCAACAGTCTGTGGCCTTGGTGTCTCTGATCAGTCCATCCAGCCGCTTCTCTATCTCATGAGTCTTTGACAGCATCCTCTGGGAGAAGTCTTGCAGGAACAGGAAGAGCtgtggaggaggggatactaACAACTGTTTAATCTTCATCTATTCAACAGTGTATCTGATTATTCAGTAGCGGACGTTGTCTTTGCCACAGCTTAAAGGCTAGTTAATCTGTTGCATTGCTGTTTACAACGCTCTGTGAATGCTCTACCCATAACATGTAGAGTTAGAGGCTGAgagcctgcctgccagtctgtttctgcttcaGCCACCAGATGATACACTGTTAAATGCATTAGAAACAGCTGGGAATTCAGAAACTGAATAATAACTTGGAGATAATAACCAAAGCCTACTCCTGAGTCTGCAGCCAGGGACCATTTGGCGCTGGTCTGTCGCATCTCTTCCAAGGTCCAGAGTCTCTCCCACACCTGGCCATCCTTCCCTGTGTGATTGCTCTTGCTGGGGACATTTGCCATGCCAACCCGCAACCCGCTCATCTGAAACAATATTGAAGGATTTATTCAGTGGGAATAACCTGGAGAAAACATTTCAAACGGGAGTTCAGCATGGACAATAACGATTTAAAAGTTACCTACTGTTTAGTGCAAACTGAATGCCATCAATTACGTGATTTGTCAAAAATAAACCCAAATTATATAATTTAGGTAGTAACACAGGCATGGGGTTGGCAAATGCGAGCcagattagctagctagtttggtACCCTAGTTAGCAAGCAAACTAGTTTTCGAACATTGTAGGTGCAATGCTTCATTGGGAAGTCGCAAGCTTTCGCAAAATGTCATTTGGAATGTTAGCATAGTATATATAGGACGTTAGTTAGTTTAATAAATGTTGATGCACTGCCAGAGACTGGCTGTCTAGCTAGGCAATGAATCATTGAGAGCATACTCTCGCACTTTAAGGGATATTTTTACTAAACTCACCTTAGTAACTGTTGTAAAAACTGTTGTCCACGTTAGTGAAATATGAGCCCCAAAAGTCGTAAAAAGAGACTCGATTATGTTAAACTCAGCCGTTCCTCAATGAGCTTCTGACAGGTCGGCCATATTCTGTCTGGAGGCAATCAGCTGACGGCAGTCACCTGACTCAATGCAACGTTACCACATCAAATTGGCAATAGTAATCAATACATACAGGTCTTTGTTTGTATGGGATGTAATGTGTATGTTGAATGCATTGTCATGTTATTGAATTGCATGCAGTTTTCCTTAGCTAGAATTGTTAATTTATTTACTCTAGGCCTAGTCTAATCTTTTAAGAAACACTGCAGTTCATTCATTTTGTGGACTTTCTACCTCTGACgtcaccccattgaagttgacgaTTCAAACGGTccaaggttaaggttaggtaagggttacggGTAGGGGTTTGCTAGAGACGTCCCAATGATAACGTCTCAAGGTTTAATAAaagttaaatgaaataaaaaaataacattggGTTGTCACTAGTTATCACAGCCACAAAGTCGAAATTTACTATATGGTTAAAATGTATAAATACAAAAATGAGATTTTTGGCCTTTAAGGTTaggcatttttatttatttatttatttcccctttatttaaccaggtaggctagttgagaacaagttctcatttgcaactgcgacctggccaagataaagcaacgcAGGTCGACACAACTgactgaagagtggtactcagtgatgtgttacattagccccaaacataatgctttataTTCAGAACATAAAGTTCTGAAcataaagtgaatttctttgccaattttttttaaattttactttagtgccttattttatttattttatttaacctttatttaaccaggaagggctcattgagatttgacgtcgctttttcaagagcgtcctggagAAGATAGGCAGCAAAATcattacacaattacagacagacaacatgcaAAACTACAAGTAATCGAGTGAAAACAATAGAATTCACAATAGTGtaacaaaatcataaaacagcaaattaaaaacattgataggtcagggaatcagtctcaaaatccttcatctgtgatttaaaaacaccaattgggacaagttcttccagttgaaaagtattttgtaaggcgttccaagacgatggcgcagagtacataaaagcccttttaccaaattcagttgggacatttggaacagttagcagggtAAATTCCAGCAAACagagagagtacccaccacatttctgaacagtAAAAATGGCCAAAAATAATGATAGttaacccaaaatggctttgtaaataaaagtataccaatgactgagcctacgagtgactagagaaggccagccaaccctggtatacaaagtgcagtggtgcgtaagggttttgcagtttcaAATAAATCTCAAAgcgccatggtaaagggtgtcaattgatctcaaacactgagcggaagcattcatatataaaatatccccagtCTAGttaaggcataaatgtagctgataatagcctccttctggcttcaaaagaaaaacaggccttattcctaaaataaaatcccaacttcagttttaaaaaaattgtaagttgttgaatatgcaattttaAAGAGAATTTTAACTTCtaaaaattccaagatatttatatgaggttacggTCTCAATCTCATTTCCCTGACAGGTTGTAATAAGAGAAAGGTTCAGAgatctatttcttgctttagaaaaccacattagtttagttttgtcagtattgaggataagcttcaactgacacaaggtatgttgaacagtataaaaagcagtttgcaagttctggaaagcttttgtgagagacgaggcacaacaataaataactgtatcatcagcat carries:
- the LOC112253184 gene encoding WASH complex subunit 2C isoform X8, translating into MSGLRVGMANVPSKSNHTGKDGQVWERLWTLEEMRQTSAKWSLAADSGLFLFLQDFSQRMLSKTHEIEKRLDGLIRDTKATDCCMHTVFNDFLMLSNTQFIENRVYDEEVEEAVPKPEALERLPEQKTREQKEAQLIPKVQEAVNYGLMVLDSAFEQLDIKAGNSDSEDEEATDRVEPILEPKDLYVDRPLPYLIGSQLFMGQEDVGLGDLSSEEMSVDSDHDTVIVSEDGKDANQSDDDFDQDEEGPGTIKKKKLSMLSDDEDEEGDSDIFGESDEDDDDDDRKSLCHIQNPRPSSFADELAARIKGEPISKPEGDRTSDEDDSEELFGPPKMEDEDFSPFGGKGGLFSRGRGLFDEGDLFSDPPKQPVAEEKTTEPVKPAKKIPSGAVPIFPENSLFGTPNDSDSVEGRENGSPAKPIKTQTSAPRKTALGGLFDDEEDHFFTGESLNKSSSAGQEEPKQKKTVDLFGGGDEDGDIFSESSGVLPPLQSRREVVEEEEQMPADVSMFGPGTKTLLTETLKKQRPSPSEESEEICPTIPKSQSKPEPTLQSKALLSIFVDEEDEDLFVSAKKSKSSQTEDATPQVKKPVSSAVFSDDEDHWMSSKHSAGKTGGMKSSDSNPYRLPSVKADPFDSLFDEYDDDLFAATKELSPKKPQRASLLFEDETEDGEDKGSLFVFKPAINNSSTLADPKAAAVASPAPSRVHTDKPEVTAPPPSVENRRAEERAAQGPEVQPLSSLLECSESKKKPVGAVSLFGGINVLGDRLGAVKQTKSTLDKTDGDDFLSDGPPPMEKESKKKKNTVSLFDDEEGADWTVPISIPSKPAAINTLKPAEERPHTKSSTGVFQDEELLFSHTQQRDNHPDVDIFATPDKFVKVSAKPSKPGKDEPSPKPSVTEPVTGSETNLVINPVALLTGLSPSSSGLSPSPAWTQSPSEGGLSFDRPVQVSVLQCANKCRAKGSIRRRPQTRAARQMSAQSSVDQKNQGEDPAGHSPTLPHPTQPSLALLNPIEPSLALPNLTLPRPSLPNQAPTTGLPSFLPASLPSQPPLTDVSVRPSVLTLPVSNTPLKRDFSMGSKVKVLPSPNEADLFGSVPALAPVPKLATKTTEGELTPKEATPPSLFDDPMGDLFEKVKPRSAKKAKASSFLEEEDEEVIFVLGNSSTPTTKITAGSNPTPKQDLFQGEGETTPKAHKDKSLDSSLFDDKVDIFADLTATSKPKEKFKKAETKSIFHDDMDDVFSPSTVKPMAKQPPSKFRKSPPSQDTSAADGLGNIFDDPLDALGGN